GCCGCGGCGCGAAGTTCACCTTTGCCGACTATCGGCGGCTGTATGCCGATGCCCAAGCCGAACTCCTCGCGAAACGCGCCCTCGGCTCGACCGAGTATCCCGACTCGGTGATGACCACCTGGCAGATTACCAATCAGCGGTTGACGGCCGAGGCCCGGGCCCTCCTGCGGCTGTGCAGCTACCTGGCGGCGACGCCGATTCCGCTGTCGCTGTTGATCGGCGGCGTCGAAACGATCCGCGCCGAGGCCGCAGAGCTGGCCGGCCTTGAAGCGCCGCCCGCAGGCCATGCAGAACTCTGGGTAAACGACCGCGTCGACGAGTTGACCTCCTACTCGATGGCCCAGTCCGACGGCCGGGCCCTTTCGTTCCATCCGCTCGTGCAAACGGTCGAGCGACTACAGATCGAGTCGCCCGCAGCGGCCGGAAACACCGCGCAAGGCACGGCAACCGCGCCTTCCAGCCCCCCGCCCACGCTCCAACGGGCCCTGAACTGGATCAACGGCGCTTTCGCCGGCGATCCGACCGACGTCCGCACCTGGCCGGTGCTCGACCCGCTGACGGCCCACGCCGAGACGATCGCCTGGCACGCCGACCGCGCCCAGATCGCCGCCCCCACCGCCCGGCTGATGAATCAAGTTGGATTGCTGCTGAAGGAAAAGACCCAGTTCGCCGCCGCCGAACGGCTCTACCGCCGCGCGATTGTGATCGACGAGGCGAGCTTGGCGAGCGAGCATCCCGAAGTAGCCACGGACCTCAACAATCTCGCGGCATTGCTGCAGGCCACGAACCGCCTGGCTGAAGCGGAGCCCTTGATGCGACGCGCCTTGGAAATCGTCGAGGCAAGCTTCGGGCCAATGCACCCCAAAGTGGCCGGGCGTCTCAACAACCTCGCTCAGTTGCTCAAGGCTACCAACCGCATGGCTGAAGCCGAGCCCTTGATGCGACGCGCCTTGAAGATCGACGAGGCAAGCTTCGGGCCAATGCATCCCAGTGTGGCCATTCGCCTCAACAACCTCGCGCTGTTGCTCCAGGCCACCAACCGCCTGGACGAAGCCGAGCCTTTGATGCGACGCGCACTGGAAATCTTCGAAGCACGCCTGGGGAGCGATCATCCGAACGTCGCAACCCAACTCAACAACCTCGCGACGTTGCTCAAGGCCACCAACCACCTGGCCGAAGCCGAGCCCTTGATGCGACGCGCCTTGAAGATCGACGAGGCAAGCTTCGGGCCAATGCATCCCAGCGTGGCCATTCGCCTCAACAACCTCGCACTGTTGCTCCAGGCCACCAACCGCCTGGACGAAGCGGAGCCCTTGATGCGACGCGCCCTGGAGATCGTCGTCCACTTCCAACAGGCCACGGGGCACGAACATCCCCAGCTAGCGATTTACAAAGCCAACTATGCCGCAATAGCGCAGGCCTTAGGTCGCCCGTAGCGATTGCGTTCACGGCTGAGGCTGCTGAATTCGGCCAGTGCGTTGTTTGCCAAGCTACGCAACCTCAGGCCTTGATGAGACCGGTTGCGGCAGAAAGCATCGCGAGGCGTGATCGGTCCGCGGCGCGGCCCTAACGGCAGCGCGTGCTCAGGCTGCCGGCCAGGAGCGTCGACAGCCACGCCTGCTCTCGAGTGCGTTCGACCCGGGCGCAGCCGCTGCGCAGCACGTCGCGTCGGGCGATCACGCCGACCAGAATGCCCCGTTCGACGACCGGCACGCGGCGAATCCGGTGTTCGCGCAGAATGTCGATCACCCGCTCGACGGTGACGTCGGTTTCGACCGTGATCACGCAGTCGGTCATGTGCCGGCCGACCGGCTCGCGGGCCGCCGCGGGGTGTTTCAGCAAATCGAGCAACTCGTACTCGGTGATGAATCCCACGACGTGGCCGGCGTCGTCGATCACGGGCAGACCGCTGATCGCGTGCTCGATGAGCAGGTGCGCCGCGACCTCCAGGGTGTCTTCCTGGTGAATCGTGACCGGGTGGTGCGTCATCACGTCCTTGGCAGAAAGCATGTCGGGGCTCGCAGAAGGTTTCCCGGACAACGGACCGATGTGCCTTGGGAAACTCTAGCCCGCGGCAGACTTGCGCCGGCCGGCGGCAAGCCCACGGTCCTGGCAGAGGGGGGGCCT
This sequence is a window from Pirellulales bacterium. Protein-coding genes within it:
- a CDS encoding tetratricopeptide repeat protein: RGAKFTFADYRRLYADAQAELLAKRALGSTEYPDSVMTTWQITNQRLTAEARALLRLCSYLAATPIPLSLLIGGVETIRAEAAELAGLEAPPAGHAELWVNDRVDELTSYSMAQSDGRALSFHPLVQTVERLQIESPAAAGNTAQGTATAPSSPPPTLQRALNWINGAFAGDPTDVRTWPVLDPLTAHAETIAWHADRAQIAAPTARLMNQVGLLLKEKTQFAAAERLYRRAIVIDEASLASEHPEVATDLNNLAALLQATNRLAEAEPLMRRALEIVEASFGPMHPKVAGRLNNLAQLLKATNRMAEAEPLMRRALKIDEASFGPMHPSVAIRLNNLALLLQATNRLDEAEPLMRRALEIFEARLGSDHPNVATQLNNLATLLKATNHLAEAEPLMRRALKIDEASFGPMHPSVAIRLNNLALLLQATNRLDEAEPLMRRALEIVVHFQQATGHEHPQLAIYKANYAAIAQALGRP
- a CDS encoding CBS domain-containing protein, whose product is MLSAKDVMTHHPVTIHQEDTLEVAAHLLIEHAISGLPVIDDAGHVVGFITEYELLDLLKHPAAAREPVGRHMTDCVITVETDVTVERVIDILREHRIRRVPVVERGILVGVIARRDVLRSGCARVERTREQAWLSTLLAGSLSTRCR